In candidate division WOR-3 bacterium, the genomic window CCTTTCAGCTATTTCAAATTCTTTATTTGCTTCTTCAATTTCTCCTAATTGATTAAGAGTTAACGCATAATTTATATGTCCTTCAATATATTCAGGGTTACTTTCAACTGCTCTTTTAAAATATGTCACTGCATCTTTATATCTGCCTGAAAGAGATAGGGCCACCCCCATTAGGTTATTTATATCAGGGTAATCTGGGTTTTTCTCAAGAGCCTTTTGTAGAAAAAATGTGGCTTTTTGATAACTCCCTATTTCTATTAATCTCTTGCCTTCTTCCAAAAAATCTTTTTCTTCAGACATAATATCTCCTATTTTTAATTTTAATATATATAAACTTCTCATATGTCAAGGGCAAAAAGTAAAAATATTTAGAGAGTTTATTCATCCATAATATGAAAGTTTAATCTTCCTCCCCTTGCAAGTGGATTTTTTTTTAGTATATTCAAGTATACCGGGGCGTAGCGCAGCCTGGTTAGCGCGCCAGCTTGGGGTGCTGGAGGTCGGTGGTTCAAATCCACTCGCCCCGAATAAAATATGTTCTTTAATTTTTGAATGAATTTCTTTTTTCTGCTTTTTAAGTTTTTGGCATTTTCTTTACCTAAGGGGTTAGGAGACCTTCTTGCGAGAGGGTTCGCTCGTTTTTCTTATACTTTTATATATAGAAAAGGTATAAAAAATCACCTTTCTAATCTTAAGGAGATTTTTAAGGATAAAACCGAAAAAGAATTACTATATATATCAAAGAAAGCAGGAATTAACCTCTCTCTCTGTTTATATGAACAACTTTTAATGGGAGGTTTTTTAAACAAAAGAAATTTCAGAAAATTTTTGAAAGGAGAAAATATTTACAACCTTTATAAAGCATTTAAAGAAAGGAAAGGAGTGGTAATATTAACAGGCCATTTGGGAAACTACGAATGGGGTGCGGCTCTTATGTGTTATCTTGGCTTTCCTGTTGCAGGGATTTCCATAGAATATAGAACAGAACTTATAAAAAATATTTATGAAAAAAATAGAAAAAAAGTTGGGATGAAGGTTTTCTATGTAAAAAAAAGTTTTGCTAATCTCGTTAGATTTTTAAAAGAAGGAGGTGTTCTCGCCTTAGCAGGTGATAGAAGATTTAATGGTTCTCCTATTAAGGTTAAAATGTTTGGTAAAGAAATTGAGATTCCAAAAGGAGCTTTCTTCTTAGCTTCAAAATTAGGATCCCCAATAATACCTGCTTTCTCTGTAAGAGAAAAGGACAAGCTTTATCATGTTTATTTTGAAGAACCTTATAAAATTAAGGAAGGAGAAATCGAAGAGGGGGCAAAAAGATATGTTGAGATTTTTGAAAAGTATATAAGAAAATATCCAGACCAATGGTTTCTTTTTGAAAAATTATGAGCCAAAAAATACTAATAGTTATTCCGGCTTATAATGAAGAAAAAAATATTGGAAATTTACTAAAGAAAATAAAAAAAATTTCCCCCTTAAAAGATGTGTTAGTCGTAGATGATGGTTCAAAAGATAATACGAGTCTTATTGCAAAAAAAATAGGATGTAAAGTTTTAAGTTTTGAAAGAAATCAAGGTAAAGGAGCCGCTCTTAAAAGAGGCTTTGATTTTGCTATCCGTAATGGGTATGATTTGGTTATTACAATGGATGGAGATGGACAACACGATCCTTCTGAGATACCAAAATTCCTTAAAACGTATGAGTTAACAAGAGCTGATTTAATCATTGGAACAAGAGAACACAATCTTGCTGAAATGCCTTTTTTACGTTTTATGGTTAATAACCTTACTTCTTTTATAACTTCTATTCTGTGTAGAATTAGGGTACACGATAGCCAGTCAGGGTTTCGTCTTATAAGTAAAAAAGTCCTTACAACGGTTACTTTAAAAACAGGTAAATTTCAGATGGAAACTGAAATAATAATTGAAGCTGCGAGAAGAGGGTTTTTAATAAAAGAAATCCCAATTAAAATTATATATTTTGAAAAGTTTAAAAGTCATATAAATCCTTTAATTGATACATTGAGATTTATTAAACTTGCTATAGGAATGTTATGGCGTTAATACTTATTTCTAATGATGATGGAATAGATGCATTGGGATTGAAAATTCTAAGGGCAGCAGTGAAAGATTTAGGGAGGACGATTGTCTTTGCTCCTATTGGAGAAAGAAGCGGAGCAAGTCATTCCTTAACTATTCATAAAAGTATAAAAGTAAAAAAAATTGAAGAAGACACTTATGTTACTGATGGAACTCCTACGGATTGCATTCTTTATAGTGTTCGAGGGATTTTGGAGGAGAAACCCGCTCTTGTTCTTGGGGGAATTAATCATGGTGCTAATCTTGGCTGTGATGTTTCTTACTCAGGAACTGTGGCAATAGCGATGGAAGGAACACTCCTTGGGATTCCTTCAATTGCTTTTTCTCAAGTGGACTTTCAAAACTCATTTAATCCACAGTTTGCGGAAAAAGTGGTCCGTTGGATAGCAAGAAAAATACTTAAAAATAAATTGCCTGAGGGGGTTTTTTTAAATATTAACCTCCCTCCAAAACCGAATGGAAAGATAAAGATTACGAGTTTAGGCAATAGAGTTTATAGAGATAAGGTTATAAAATGTATGGAGAATGAAAATGAATTTGTCTATTCTCTTAAAGGAGAAGAACCAACCTGGATTCCAAGTTCAAACTCTGATTTTGATGCAATAGAAAATGGATTTGTATCTATAACACCTATTCATATGGAATATACTGATTTTGATATGATAAAAAAACTTAAGGATTGGGAAGATGAGTGTCAATTATAAACATCAAAGAGAAAGAATGGTGGAAGAACAAATAATAAGTAGAGGAATTAGTGACGAAAGGGTTCTTAAGGCAATGAGAGAAGTTCCAAGACATAAATTTGTAGAGGAAGGATTAAGAAGCGCAGCTTATCAAGATAATCCCCTTCCTATTGGATGGGAACAGACTATCTCTCAACCTTATATTGTAGCTCTTATGACAGAGCTTCTTGATGTGGATAAAACTCATAAGGTTCTTGAAGTAGGAACAGGAAGTGGTTATCAGGCTGCTATTCTTTCTTTACTTGCAATGAGCGTTATAACAATTGAAAGGATACCAGAACTTTATAAAAGAGCAAAAGAGACCTTGCGTAAATTAGGTTACAATAATATAACTGTTGTGTTAGGAGACGGAAGTATCGGCTATAAAGAATATGCTCCTTATGACAGAATTATGGTAACTGCTGCTGCTCCTTCAGTGCCTGAAGAATTAATTCAACAGTTAAAAGAGAATGGAAAGATTGTTATCCCTGTAGGTAATATTATTACTCAGGAACTTATTGTTTTAAGAAAAGAAAAAGATAAAATAGTTACAACTAAAAGTATAGGAGTAAGATTCGTTCCTCTTAAAGGGAAAGGAGGTTGGCAAAACGGGGCGTAGCGCAGCCTGGTTAGCGCGCCTGCTTCGGGAGCAGGAGGTCGGTGGTTCAAATCCACTCGCCCCGAGATTATAAGAAGGATAATTTTCTATAGGAAGAGGAGGACATTATGTCTGAGTTTTCTCTAAATCTTTCTACTAAAATTTTTTTTGGGAAAGGCAAGGTAAAAGAACTTGGAGAAGCAATCAAGCCATTTGGGAAAAAGGTGATGGTTGTGACTGGAGGCGGTTCGATTAAGAAATATGGAATTTTTAATGAGGTTGCTAATGAACTCAATAGATCCGGATTTGAATGGTTTGAGTATTCGGGAGTTGTTCCAAATCCTAGACTTAGCCATTGTATCTCTGGTGCGAAAATAGCAATTGAGGAAAAGGTAGATTTCCTTCTTGCTGTTGGTGGTGGTTCTGTTTTAGACGCAACCAAAGCTATATCTTTTCTTGGTTTTACAAAAGGAAATGTTTGGGAAGATTATTTTGTAAATAATAAGGATATAGAAAAAGCTTTACCAATCGGAGTCGTTCTTACACTATCTGCCACAGGCTCAGAGATGAATGGAAATGCTGTGATAACCAATGAAGAGAAAAAACAAAAAATAGCTGCTCGTTCTGAAAATCTCAAACCAAAATTTGCCATTCTTGATCCGACTTATACCTTTTCTGTTCCAAAGGAACATACTGCAAATGGTATTGCAGATATCTTCTCCCATCTCTTCGAGCAATATTTTTCTCCAGAAGAAATAGATTGGTGGGTTCCTGATAGAATGGCGGAAGGTGTAATGAAAACGTTGATTAAATGGGGCCCTGTGGCTTGTGAAGAAGGAAATAATTATTTTGCAAGGGCAAACATAATGTGGGCATCTACAGTAGGGCTAAATGGACTTCTTGGGGTAGGAAAATCTGGGGATTGGGCAACCCATAAGATAGAACACGAGCTTTCAGCTTATTATGACATTCCTCATGGGGCCGGTCTTGCTGTTTTACATCCTACTTGGATGGAGTATGTTCTGGATGAAAACACAAAGGAAAGATTTGCGAATTATGGAAGAAATGTTTGGGGAATAGAAGGGAAAAGCGAAATGGAAGTGGCTAAAAAAGCAATTGAGAAAACAAGGTTTTTTTTCAAATCCTTAGGATTACCCTCAAAACTGAGAGAGCTTAAAATAGATGATAAATATTTCTCTAATATGGCGGAAGAGGTAATAAGTATATATAAAGGAGAAGTTGGAAGATTGAAAAAGCTAACAAAAGAAGATATTGAGAATATTCTTAAATTGGCAGAATGAAGTTAAAAAAGATTGGTGGATTTAGCATAGGGACTTTAATCTCAAGAGTCACCGGAATGGGTAGAGAAATTGTGTATGCTTATCTTTTCGGCTCCTCTTTATGGATGGATGCTTTCCAAGTGGCTTTCAATATTCCAAATCTCCTTAGAGATTTCTTCGGTGAAGGTGGAATGAATGCTGCGTTTGTTCCTGTGTTTTCAGAGTTTTATACAAAGGAAGGTAAAGAAGGTGCTAACAAATATTTATCTTCTTTCTTCCTTCCTTTAATTTTAGTTCTTTTTTTTATAGTCTTCTTAGGGATCATTTTTTCCCCTCATATAATTTCTATTCTTGCAAAAGGTTTTACTAAAAATCCCTTACAATTTGAAGTTGCAGTTAAACTTACAAGAATGATGTTTCCTTTTTTAATTCTAATTTCTCTTGCCTCTGTAGTTATGGGAATTTTGATTTATTTTGATCTTTTTTTTGTAACGGGTTTTTATACAGTCTTTTTTAATATTTCAGTTGTTATGTGTTCCTTTTTGCTTTACAAATCTTTGGGTATTTTTGGTGTAGCGGTTGGCGTTTTAATTGGAGGAATTCTTCAACTTCTTTTTCTTCTTTTTTTTCTACCAAAGGTTGGAGTAAAATTAAGGAAACCAGAATGGGGTCATCCTGGGGTAAAGCAGTCTTTTAAACTATTAATCCCTGTCTTCTTTTCTTTTGCCGCGGGTAAGATAAATGTAAGTGTAACTCTTTTTCTCGCTTCTCTACTCCCAACAGGAAACATTTCTCATCTTACCTATGCTTATAGAATAATGCAACTACCTTTAGGAATGTTTGGTGTTGCTGTTGCAGCAGTATCTCTTCCCGAGTTTTCAAGAAAAGCAGCTGAGAATGTTGAGCAATATCCTTATATATTATCCGCTCTAAGAGCAGTTTTCTTCCTTTCTGTCCCTGCTGTTTTTCTATCGATTTCTCTTCGTGTCCCTATTGTCCGTATTTTATATGAACGTGGCGCTTTTCTTTTCGAAGACTCCCTTAAAACCGCCTCTCTTCTATTATCTTATCTTCTTGGTATGCCTTTTCTTGCAGGAAGTAAAGTTATAGGAAATGTATATTTTTCAAAAAAGGATACAAAAACCCCTATGGTAATGAGTTATATTTCAATGATATTTAATGTAATTTTATCAATAATTATGATGGGAGCCTTTGGAGCTATGGGATTGGCCCTTGCGGTTTCTATATCAGCTTTGATTCAATTCTTTCTTCTAATGAAACCTTATTTGAAAATATTTAAAGATTTAAAATCATTCTTTATAAAGATAATTATTGCCTCTTGTTTAGGAGGAGTTCCTTCAATATTCCTAGGGAGAGATTTTAACTATCTTTTTGCTTTCTTTTTTGGTCTTATCTCTTTCACCTTGATTTTTATATTAATAGGTTATATATTAAAAATTGAGGAAATATGGAAATTGATAAAAGTATTAAAAAGGCAATAGAGGCCTTATTATTTGCTTCGGCAGAACCTTTAAGCACGAAAAGAATTGCAGGTGTTTTAGGATGTTCAAATAGTGTTGTAGAGCAAGCCCTTGTTCTTTTAGAGAGAGAATATGAAGAAACAGAAAGAGCTTTTACTGTAAAAAAAGTAAATAAGGGTTATAAACTTTTCACAAGACCAGAATTTTCTGAAATTATAAAGGAGGTTACGGGAAGAAAGGAATTATATCTCTCAAGGGCAGCTCTTACCACTCTTGCAATAATTGCATATGAGCAACCCATAACAAGAAGAGAGATAGATAGAATAAGAGGGGTTGATAGCTCAGGGGTTATAAACACTCTAATGGATGCAGGTCTTGTGAAAGTTGTTGGGAAAGAAGAAAGTTTTGGGCATCCATTTTTATATGGAACTACCAATAAATTTCTGGAAACTTTTCATCTAAATTCTATTAAGGATCTTCCTCCATTAGAAGATGAGGATTCAGCTTTTTCTATCAAGAGCGGGAGTGAGTTCTAGAAGAAAAGCAGCTGAACTCATTAAAAAGGGTCTTGTAAAAGTTAACGGTAAAACAATTTATGAACCTTTTTATAATGTTCAGGAAAATAAAGACGTTGTTGAGGTTAAAGGGAAGGAGGTTAAGTTACCAGAGGAATTTACTTATATAATTTTGTATAAACCTAAAGGTGTTATTACAACTGTTTCTGACGAGTTGGGGAGAAAGACGGTTATGGATCTTATTTCTATAAAGAAAAGGGGACTATTCCCTATTGGAAGACTGGATGCAAACTCAGAGGGTCTTCTTATTATCACAAATGATGGAATTTTGGCAAACAGATTAACACATCCATCCTTCCAAATAGAAAAGGAATATGAGGTAATTCTCTCGAATGAAATAAGAGAGGATATTAAAAAATTAGAAGAAGGGATAAGAGTAGGGAAAGATTTCCTCAAGGTGAGTAAACTCGCTATTAAAAGCAAAAAGAGCATTTTTGTGGTTCTAAAAGAAGGGAAAAATAGAGAGATAAGAAGAATGCTTGGAGCTTTAGGATATGGAATAGAAAAACTTAAGAGAATAAGAATTGGGAGTCTTAAACTTTCTGGTCTTTCTCCTGGAGAATGGAGAGAGCTTAAAGAGGAAGAAATTCGTAAATTGAAAGAGGATGCCTTTGGAGCAATTTGAATCTTTTGTGAGTTTGGATCTTGAAACAACGGGGTTAGATTTTAATCATGAAAAAATAATGGAGATCGGATTGGTTCTCTTTGAGAAAGGGGATATTTCTTATAAGTTTTCCAAAACAATAAATCCCGGAAAAACAGTTTCTGATAATGTTTTAATTCTTACCGGGATAACTCAAGAAGAACTTAATGGAAGCGAGCCCTTGGAAGAGTTAATCCCTACAATAAAAGATTTTATTAAAGATAAGCCTATAGTTGGCCATAATATAGATTTTGATATTAATTTTCTGAGAAAACATATACCAATAGAAAATCCAATTTACGATACGCTTGTCTTAAGCAAAATTTACCTACCTTTTGCTCCTAGCCATAAGCTATTAAATCTTGCCGAATATCTAAATATTCCCTATGAAGAAGGGCACAGAGCTTTGGCAGATGCAGAAATTGCAGGAAATGTTTTCTTGAGAATTTTTGAGTTAATGACAGAACTTGATCCATATCTTTTAAAAACTCAATTGGATTTACTGAGCTATAAATATCCTGAATCAGAAATTATAAAAAAGGCTCTCGAGATTTCTTTACATAAAGGGTTAAATAGAAAGCCCTATCCTTATAACATTCCTGTTAATTTTCGTGAGAATAGAAAAAAAGGGGAGGTGAAAAAACTTCCTTCCGTTAAAGATTATTTTAATTATGAAGGTTTAGAAACAAGACCTTCACAAGTTAAAATGGCTGAGTTGGTAGATGCTACCCTCAGGGGAAACGAATTTCTCTTAATTGAATCATCCTCAGGAACGGGTAAATCTTTGGCTTATTTAATACCTAGCATATTAATTTCCAGAATGGAAAAGAAGCCTATCTATATTTCAAGTTATACAAAGACTCTTCAAGATCAGCTCTTTACTAAAGACATCCCTTTTGCGGAAAAAATCACAGGTTGTGGAGTCAACACTGTTTTAAGAAAGGGACGTTCAAATTATCTTTGTTTAAAGAAACTAAAAGAATTACCTAAGAATCTTGACCCTGTATCTCTTTGTTCTCTTTTTTTCTGGAGTTCTATCACAAAAACTGGGGATCTATCAGAAATCTCATACCTTTTTAGAGATATAAATAAGGCTTTAATCTCGATGGATGAGAGTTGTAATAAAGAGTCTTGTCCTTACTATGATGTTTGTTTTTACTATAAAATGAAAAATAGGTTGGGTAATGCTGATCTTATTCTTGTTAATCATGCATTGTTTTTTACCGGAAAACCAGATGCAAAAAAAGTAATTTTTGATGAAGCTCATGAACTTGAAAGTGCTGCTACCTCGGGTTTCTCTACAACAATAAGTTTTGGAGAAATTCAAGGAGTTTTGAGTAATATAATAAGAGGAACAAAAGACAGAAAAATTTCTAAAAAGATTGTTGAGATAATTGATAAGACAAAAGAAATCTTTCAGAGCATATCTGCGAAAGTCCCAGATAGAGATTCTCAAGAGGGCTTCTATAATAGAGAACAAATTTCCTCGTTATTGTTTATATGCGAAGAGCTTGAAGAAGTTTATAAACTGTTTGAAGCTATAGAAGAGGAGGAAAAATATCTGGGTGACCAATTACAGGAAATCATTCGGAAACTTAAGATTATAATTGAACAAGATGAAGAAGATAGGGTCTTTTATTATAGACTTCCAAATAAAGATCGACCATTATCTATAGAATTGATAGCAGCTCCTCTTGATATTTCTTCTTATCTTAGAGAAGCTCTTTATCCGGAATTGGATTCTTTTGTTATGACTTCAGCTACCCTTACAGTGGGAGAGTCTTTTGATTTTATAAAAGAAGTTTTGGGGCTTAGAAATCTCGGAGAACGACTTAAGGAAATCTCGCTTCCCGAAACTTATAGATATAAAGAACAAGCTCTAACAATTATTCCTACCTATCTCTCGGACCCAGGAGAAGAGATTTTCATAGAAGAAGTGGGACAATTTTTAGTGGATGTCATTCTTCCTTCAGAGAGAGGAACTTTAGTTTTATTTACTTCTTATAAACATATGAAAGGAGTTTATCAAAAAGTTTTAGGAGAATTTGACAAAGCTGGAAGAGAGCTTCTAATCCAAACCCCTGGAAAGTCAAGGAAAAAATTACTTAAACTTTTTGAAGAAAATCGTTCTTCTGTTCTTTTGGGGACAGGTTCCTTCTGGCAAGGTATTGATGTGCCGGGAGAGTCTCTTGAAATAGTAATTATAGAGAAACTCCCCTTTCCTAATCCTTCCGAGCCAATTATTGGTGCCAGAGCAGAATATTTTGAAAAAAGAGGTTTGGGAGGTTTTTCTTCTTATATCTTACCTCTTTCGGTTTTAAGACTTAAACAGGGATTTGGTAGACTGATTCGTTCTACGAAAGACACAGGCGTTGTTTTTATTCTTGATAAAAGAGTGCTTGATAAATTTTATGGTTCAATTTTTTTGGAGTCACTCCCAACAGAAATTTCCATTGTTCATTCAAGTCTTGAAGCTAAAAATGCTCTTAGATTATGGTTTGAGGAAGGAAAGATTTATAGAAATTTTTCTGAGGAATTTGGATGGGAGTCTTTTTAAGAAAAAAAATTAAAAATATACTTTTTGTTACTGTGGGCTATACCTTTGGCGGAACAGAAAAGATGATCGCAAGAATTTCTCCAATTTTAAGAGATAGAGGTTATGAAATTAAGGTTCTTGCTTTTAAAGGATGGGGGCCTATGGTAGAAGAATTAAAAAAAGAAAAGATTAAATGTATATCTCTTTTTGGAAAAGGTAAGTTTGACTTAAGAGTTCTGTGGAGATATTTTTTTTATTTATTAGAATTCCGGCCTGATCTAGTAATTGCGTTTCTTTATAGAGCTTATATCCCAACAAGGATTTTCTGTTTTCTCTTAGGAATTCCAAACATTTCTTCTGTTCAAGGAGTTCCAGGAAGGGTAAGCCTAATTCAGAAAGTCATTGAGAGAATAACAGCTCCTTTAAGTTGCGGTTTATATTCTTGTTCTAATGCTGTTACAGAATTTTTAATCAAAGTTATTGGTATCAGAAAAGAATTTATTACAACCATCAATAACGGAGTTGACATAAAATTCTTTTCCCGGAAAATTAATAGAGAGAAGAAGATTAAAGAACTGGGGTTAAACCCTGATTCTAAAGTTGTAGGGACTATTAGCAGATTAGAGGAACCGACTAAAGGAATAAAGATTTTGTTAGAAGCATTTAGAGTAGTCCAAGAGAAAATAAATTCTCAACTGCTTATTGTCGGTAGCGGAAAGGATGAATTTTGGCTTAAAGAAATGGCTAAAGATTTAAAAATTAAAGCTATATTTTTAGGAGAACGAAGTGACGTTCCTGAAATCCTTCAAGTAATGGATGTTTTTGTCCTTTCTTCTTTTTACGAAGGATTACCCATTGCTATTCTAGAAGCAATGGCCTCTCAACTTCCTATCGTTACTACAAGTGCAGGAAGTTGTGGAGAAGTAGTTTTAGATGGAAAAACAGGCTTTGTTGTAGAACCGGGAAATCCTTCGGAGTTAGCTAAAAGAATTGAAATGCTTCTTAAAGATGATAAAAAACGGAGGAAATTTGGAGAGGAAGGATTTAAAAGAGTGAGAGAGAATTTTACAATAGATAAAACCGTAAGTGGAATTGAAGGTTTATGGAAAAAACATTTGGGATCAAGTCTTCTTTTTTGAAGTTTATCAAATTTTACCATTTCTAGCCTT contains:
- a CDS encoding lysophospholipid acyltransferase family protein yields the protein MNFFFLLFKFLAFSLPKGLGDLLARGFARFSYTFIYRKGIKNHLSNLKEIFKDKTEKELLYISKKAGINLSLCLYEQLLMGGFLNKRNFRKFLKGENIYNLYKAFKERKGVVILTGHLGNYEWGAALMCYLGFPVAGISIEYRTELIKNIYEKNRKKVGMKVFYVKKSFANLVRFLKEGGVLALAGDRRFNGSPIKVKMFGKEIEIPKGAFFLASKLGSPIIPAFSVREKDKLYHVYFEEPYKIKEGEIEEGAKRYVEIFEKYIRKYPDQWFLFEKL
- a CDS encoding glycosyltransferase family 2 protein → MSQKILIVIPAYNEEKNIGNLLKKIKKISPLKDVLVVDDGSKDNTSLIAKKIGCKVLSFERNQGKGAALKRGFDFAIRNGYDLVITMDGDGQHDPSEIPKFLKTYELTRADLIIGTREHNLAEMPFLRFMVNNLTSFITSILCRIRVHDSQSGFRLISKKVLTTVTLKTGKFQMETEIIIEAARRGFLIKEIPIKIIYFEKFKSHINPLIDTLRFIKLAIGMLWR
- the surE gene encoding 5'/3'-nucleotidase SurE → MALILISNDDGIDALGLKILRAAVKDLGRTIVFAPIGERSGASHSLTIHKSIKVKKIEEDTYVTDGTPTDCILYSVRGILEEKPALVLGGINHGANLGCDVSYSGTVAIAMEGTLLGIPSIAFSQVDFQNSFNPQFAEKVVRWIARKILKNKLPEGVFLNINLPPKPNGKIKITSLGNRVYRDKVIKCMENENEFVYSLKGEEPTWIPSSNSDFDAIENGFVSITPIHMEYTDFDMIKKLKDWEDECQL
- a CDS encoding protein-L-isoaspartate(D-aspartate) O-methyltransferase, with the protein product MSVNYKHQRERMVEEQIISRGISDERVLKAMREVPRHKFVEEGLRSAAYQDNPLPIGWEQTISQPYIVALMTELLDVDKTHKVLEVGTGSGYQAAILSLLAMSVITIERIPELYKRAKETLRKLGYNNITVVLGDGSIGYKEYAPYDRIMVTAAAPSVPEELIQQLKENGKIVIPVGNIITQELIVLRKEKDKIVTTKSIGVRFVPLKGKGGWQNGA
- a CDS encoding iron-containing alcohol dehydrogenase, whose translation is MSEFSLNLSTKIFFGKGKVKELGEAIKPFGKKVMVVTGGGSIKKYGIFNEVANELNRSGFEWFEYSGVVPNPRLSHCISGAKIAIEEKVDFLLAVGGGSVLDATKAISFLGFTKGNVWEDYFVNNKDIEKALPIGVVLTLSATGSEMNGNAVITNEEKKQKIAARSENLKPKFAILDPTYTFSVPKEHTANGIADIFSHLFEQYFSPEEIDWWVPDRMAEGVMKTLIKWGPVACEEGNNYFARANIMWASTVGLNGLLGVGKSGDWATHKIEHELSAYYDIPHGAGLAVLHPTWMEYVLDENTKERFANYGRNVWGIEGKSEMEVAKKAIEKTRFFFKSLGLPSKLRELKIDDKYFSNMAEEVISIYKGEVGRLKKLTKEDIENILKLAE
- the murJ gene encoding murein biosynthesis integral membrane protein MurJ, producing the protein MKLKKIGGFSIGTLISRVTGMGREIVYAYLFGSSLWMDAFQVAFNIPNLLRDFFGEGGMNAAFVPVFSEFYTKEGKEGANKYLSSFFLPLILVLFFIVFLGIIFSPHIISILAKGFTKNPLQFEVAVKLTRMMFPFLILISLASVVMGILIYFDLFFVTGFYTVFFNISVVMCSFLLYKSLGIFGVAVGVLIGGILQLLFLLFFLPKVGVKLRKPEWGHPGVKQSFKLLIPVFFSFAAGKINVSVTLFLASLLPTGNISHLTYAYRIMQLPLGMFGVAVAAVSLPEFSRKAAENVEQYPYILSALRAVFFLSVPAVFLSISLRVPIVRILYERGAFLFEDSLKTASLLLSYLLGMPFLAGSKVIGNVYFSKKDTKTPMVMSYISMIFNVILSIIMMGAFGAMGLALAVSISALIQFFLLMKPYLKIFKDLKSFFIKIIIASCLGGVPSIFLGRDFNYLFAFFFGLISFTLIFILIGYILKIEEIWKLIKVLKRQ
- the scpB gene encoding SMC-Scp complex subunit ScpB, which produces MEIDKSIKKAIEALLFASAEPLSTKRIAGVLGCSNSVVEQALVLLEREYEETERAFTVKKVNKGYKLFTRPEFSEIIKEVTGRKELYLSRAALTTLAIIAYEQPITRREIDRIRGVDSSGVINTLMDAGLVKVVGKEESFGHPFLYGTTNKFLETFHLNSIKDLPPLEDEDSAFSIKSGSEF
- a CDS encoding pseudouridine synthase codes for the protein MSSRRKAAELIKKGLVKVNGKTIYEPFYNVQENKDVVEVKGKEVKLPEEFTYIILYKPKGVITTVSDELGRKTVMDLISIKKRGLFPIGRLDANSEGLLIITNDGILANRLTHPSFQIEKEYEVILSNEIREDIKKLEEGIRVGKDFLKVSKLAIKSKKSIFVVLKEGKNREIRRMLGALGYGIEKLKRIRIGSLKLSGLSPGEWRELKEEEIRKLKEDAFGAI
- a CDS encoding helicase C-terminal domain-containing protein, translating into MEQFESFVSLDLETTGLDFNHEKIMEIGLVLFEKGDISYKFSKTINPGKTVSDNVLILTGITQEELNGSEPLEELIPTIKDFIKDKPIVGHNIDFDINFLRKHIPIENPIYDTLVLSKIYLPFAPSHKLLNLAEYLNIPYEEGHRALADAEIAGNVFLRIFELMTELDPYLLKTQLDLLSYKYPESEIIKKALEISLHKGLNRKPYPYNIPVNFRENRKKGEVKKLPSVKDYFNYEGLETRPSQVKMAELVDATLRGNEFLLIESSSGTGKSLAYLIPSILISRMEKKPIYISSYTKTLQDQLFTKDIPFAEKITGCGVNTVLRKGRSNYLCLKKLKELPKNLDPVSLCSLFFWSSITKTGDLSEISYLFRDINKALISMDESCNKESCPYYDVCFYYKMKNRLGNADLILVNHALFFTGKPDAKKVIFDEAHELESAATSGFSTTISFGEIQGVLSNIIRGTKDRKISKKIVEIIDKTKEIFQSISAKVPDRDSQEGFYNREQISSLLFICEELEEVYKLFEAIEEEEKYLGDQLQEIIRKLKIIIEQDEEDRVFYYRLPNKDRPLSIELIAAPLDISSYLREALYPELDSFVMTSATLTVGESFDFIKEVLGLRNLGERLKEISLPETYRYKEQALTIIPTYLSDPGEEIFIEEVGQFLVDVILPSERGTLVLFTSYKHMKGVYQKVLGEFDKAGRELLIQTPGKSRKKLLKLFEENRSSVLLGTGSFWQGIDVPGESLEIVIIEKLPFPNPSEPIIGARAEYFEKRGLGGFSSYILPLSVLRLKQGFGRLIRSTKDTGVVFILDKRVLDKFYGSIFLESLPTEISIVHSSLEAKNALRLWFEEGKIYRNFSEEFGWESF
- a CDS encoding glycosyltransferase codes for the protein MGVFLRKKIKNILFVTVGYTFGGTEKMIARISPILRDRGYEIKVLAFKGWGPMVEELKKEKIKCISLFGKGKFDLRVLWRYFFYLLEFRPDLVIAFLYRAYIPTRIFCFLLGIPNISSVQGVPGRVSLIQKVIERITAPLSCGLYSCSNAVTEFLIKVIGIRKEFITTINNGVDIKFFSRKINREKKIKELGLNPDSKVVGTISRLEEPTKGIKILLEAFRVVQEKINSQLLIVGSGKDEFWLKEMAKDLKIKAIFLGERSDVPEILQVMDVFVLSSFYEGLPIAILEAMASQLPIVTTSAGSCGEVVLDGKTGFVVEPGNPSELAKRIEMLLKDDKKRRKFGEEGFKRVRENFTIDKTVSGIEGLWKKHLGSSLLF